From one Thermatribacter velox genomic stretch:
- a CDS encoding ABC transporter ATP-binding protein, with the protein MINIRLSNISKYFGKNLALKGVSAEIEGGTFFCILGEPGAGKTTLLRIIAGLEIPDEGEVFFDGQEVTLLPPQKRNIAMVFQDFALYPHMSVFENIASPLRVKGLSEEVIREKVLQVAKFLKIDALLDRLPDYISGGERQRVAICRALVKEPSVCLFDEPLVNLDFKIREEMRVQFKLMQREFRQTLVYATPDPVDALSMADILLVLHEGKVQQLGNVWEAYYHPANVFVATYLGFPAMNIVRGFLEMEKGSVLWKGSSLQLDLSGWGDFSKLNEKDREIFLGIRPENIVLGNVEGKNFTFEGKAVLSEVVGSDTIVHIEIGDLTLRSFVPGVFRVSPGEKLPFGFSIEDVYLFSASTGENLEFIVKGER; encoded by the coding sequence ATGATTAATATAAGGCTTTCGAATATAAGCAAATATTTTGGTAAGAACCTTGCTCTAAAGGGAGTTAGCGCAGAGATTGAAGGGGGAACTTTTTTCTGCATTCTGGGTGAACCTGGTGCGGGTAAGACCACTCTTTTACGGATTATAGCTGGTTTGGAAATACCTGATGAAGGGGAGGTTTTTTTTGACGGGCAGGAAGTTACCTTGCTTCCCCCTCAGAAAAGGAACATAGCTATGGTTTTTCAGGATTTCGCTCTGTACCCACATATGTCAGTGTTCGAGAATATAGCCAGTCCCTTGCGCGTAAAAGGTCTGTCGGAAGAGGTGATTAGAGAGAAAGTTTTGCAAGTTGCTAAATTTCTAAAAATAGATGCTCTTTTGGACCGCTTGCCTGATTACATCAGCGGGGGAGAGAGACAGCGGGTGGCTATTTGCAGAGCCTTAGTAAAAGAACCCAGTGTTTGTCTTTTCGATGAGCCGCTTGTTAATCTTGACTTTAAAATACGAGAAGAAATGCGGGTACAATTTAAGTTGATGCAGCGAGAGTTCAGACAGACACTTGTTTATGCTACACCCGACCCTGTTGATGCGCTGTCGATGGCTGATATTTTGCTTGTTCTCCACGAAGGTAAGGTGCAACAATTGGGTAATGTTTGGGAAGCCTATTATCATCCGGCCAATGTGTTTGTGGCTACCTATCTGGGTTTTCCGGCAATGAATATTGTAAGGGGTTTTTTGGAGATGGAAAAAGGTTCGGTGCTTTGGAAGGGGTCTTCTTTGCAACTGGACCTCAGTGGTTGGGGAGATTTCTCAAAGCTCAACGAAAAAGATAGAGAAATATTTTTGGGTATTCGTCCTGAGAACATAGTGCTTGGTAATGTGGAAGGAAAAAATTTCACCTTCGAAGGCAAAGCAGTTTTGAGCGAAGTTGTGGGTTCAGATACTATTGTCCACATAGAGATTGGTGATTTAACTCTACGTTCCTTTGTGCCAGGTGTTTTCAGAGTCTCTCCGGGTGAAAAATTGCCCTTTGGCTTTTCAATAGAGGATGTGTATCTTTTTTCCGCATCTACCGGTGAAAACCTGGAGTTTATTGTTAAGGGTGAGCGATAA
- a CDS encoding sugar phosphate isomerase/epimerase family protein — translation MNQPKLSVGIWCMGGVADRFMPQGYEEPVDIKERIKRVAKVPEVRAIEFFDDELMHIEAKELKCILDDHGLAVCSMNLNTHSFPKWQLGALTHYDEKRRREAIDAAKKLIDLTEIFECSTVGLWLGVDGFDYAFQADYERSWNLLSESVAEIAEYGNSVKIALEYKLKEPRQYLLLGNAFRAIYLIKKLGKPNVGVTVDFGHALMAKENPGEVVSVLAKEGVLYGVHFNDAYREWDDDLVAGSVNLYETLEFLYYVKKSNYQGYLSFDIFPYRMAPEKALELCVKNTLGLYALLDEIDEAALSKARESMDAGAVHEVVRKVFFK, via the coding sequence ATGAATCAACCAAAGCTTTCAGTAGGAATATGGTGTATGGGTGGCGTGGCTGACCGTTTTATGCCCCAGGGCTACGAAGAACCGGTGGATATCAAGGAAAGAATTAAGCGGGTTGCTAAGGTTCCTGAGGTTCGGGCAATTGAATTTTTCGATGACGAACTTATGCATATAGAAGCCAAGGAGCTAAAGTGCATCCTGGATGACCATGGACTGGCTGTGTGTTCAATGAATCTCAACACGCATTCTTTTCCAAAGTGGCAGCTGGGAGCCTTAACTCATTATGATGAAAAAAGAAGAAGGGAGGCGATAGATGCAGCGAAAAAATTAATTGATTTGACGGAAATCTTTGAGTGTTCGACGGTTGGTTTGTGGTTGGGGGTTGATGGATTCGACTATGCTTTTCAAGCAGACTATGAACGTAGCTGGAATTTGCTATCTGAGTCAGTAGCTGAAATTGCTGAATACGGCAACTCAGTTAAAATTGCTCTTGAATACAAGCTCAAGGAACCACGACAGTATTTGCTCCTGGGGAATGCTTTCCGGGCCATATATCTCATTAAAAAACTTGGCAAACCCAATGTTGGTGTTACGGTTGATTTTGGTCATGCTCTGATGGCAAAAGAAAATCCTGGGGAAGTGGTTTCCGTCCTGGCCAAAGAAGGAGTTCTGTATGGGGTGCATTTCAACGATGCGTACCGGGAATGGGATGACGATTTGGTTGCAGGTAGCGTAAACCTTTATGAGACGTTGGAGTTTCTTTACTACGTTAAAAAGAGCAACTACCAGGGATACTTGAGCTTTGACATCTTCCCATATCGAATGGCTCCGGAAAAGGCGCTTGAGTTGTGTGTGAAAAATACCCTGGGTCTTTATGCTCTGCTCGATGAAATAGACGAAGCAGCACTTTCTAAAGCGAGAGAAAGCATGGATGCCGGAGCGGTGCACGAAGTGGTGAGAAAGGTGTTTTTTAAGTGA
- a CDS encoding carbohydrate ABC transporter permease → MLFPKRMPKRPLYLIIPPQLLVLAIVIFPLLWAIYISFHSWNPTISPERRFVGIANYIAVLKDERFLASLGRMLYYSGVGVTIQLVLGTLIALALVEYIRSERLRTFALVVFLLPMMMAEAVVAQMWTLLVTDTGTINNILVWLGFSPIGWRTQKLALTTLMIVDIWQWTSLPLLIAYAARISVPERLLESARLDGASKFLILRKIILPYMRVPLAIAFLLRFMDSYKFLDKVFIMTYGGPGTATELPTFYLYQTAFSYFNVGYAASMSWIFGIMAVVAMLIFWRLTKRA, encoded by the coding sequence ATGCTCTTTCCCAAGAGAATGCCCAAAAGACCGCTTTATTTAATCATCCCGCCGCAGCTTCTGGTACTGGCTATAGTTATATTTCCCCTGCTTTGGGCAATTTACATTTCTTTTCATAGTTGGAATCCGACCATTTCTCCCGAAAGGCGCTTTGTAGGTATTGCCAATTATATTGCGGTTCTCAAGGACGAACGCTTTTTGGCTTCGCTGGGTAGGATGCTTTATTATTCCGGCGTTGGTGTTACCATTCAGCTTGTTTTGGGAACCTTGATTGCGCTTGCCCTGGTTGAGTACATTCGTTCTGAACGTTTGAGAACTTTTGCTCTGGTCGTTTTTCTCCTTCCCATGATGATGGCGGAAGCCGTGGTGGCCCAAATGTGGACTTTGCTGGTTACGGATACAGGCACCATCAATAACATCCTGGTCTGGCTGGGTTTTTCCCCAATTGGTTGGAGAACACAAAAACTTGCTCTGACCACTCTCATGATAGTGGATATCTGGCAGTGGACGAGCTTGCCTTTATTGATTGCTTATGCTGCACGCATTTCTGTACCCGAGAGATTACTTGAGTCAGCTCGGCTTGACGGAGCTTCAAAGTTTTTGATTCTCAGAAAGATTATTCTTCCCTATATGAGAGTTCCCTTAGCGATAGCTTTTCTGTTACGTTTCATGGATTCTTACAAGTTTCTCGATAAGGTTTTTATCATGACTTATGGGGGGCCAGGAACAGCTACCGAACTTCCGACTTTTTACCTTTATCAAACAGCATTTTCTTACTTTAACGTTGGTTATGCGGCTTCCATGTCCTGGATATTCGGCATTATGGCCGTTGTTGCAATGCTGATTTTCTGGAGATTAACCAAGAGGGCTTAA
- a CDS encoding carbohydrate ABC transporter permease, translated as MQKGKWGRRLGILGLVVYGIFILFPIYWTVNTSFKHVGDVYKVPPAFIPPDFTLEAYQFVLQGTGRIALGNSLIVGILATVLAVVLGTMASYAYSRYPNTPLTNETAQFNLLTLRMFPPIAFLLPIFWFWKTFGLLDTYFSLVITYAAFNLPLAVWLLKGFLDALPRSIEEASYVDGYSFWQTARRIVLPLIGPGLAATVALTWIFIWNEFIIAYLLGGRNVLLYTAYLPSLRRGMRIMWNQIAALSILAIIPSIIILIFFRKHLIKVYLR; from the coding sequence ATGCAGAAGGGAAAGTGGGGTAGAAGGCTTGGCATTTTAGGTCTTGTTGTTTATGGTATTTTTATTCTGTTTCCAATTTATTGGACAGTAAATACTTCTTTCAAGCATGTGGGAGATGTATACAAAGTTCCTCCAGCTTTCATCCCTCCAGACTTTACTTTAGAGGCTTACCAATTTGTTCTACAGGGCACAGGTAGAATTGCCCTTGGCAACAGCTTGATCGTTGGTATTTTGGCCACCGTTCTGGCGGTTGTTTTGGGTACTATGGCAAGTTATGCCTATTCGCGCTATCCAAACACTCCTTTGACTAACGAAACTGCCCAGTTCAACCTTTTGACTCTTCGTATGTTTCCTCCTATTGCTTTTCTCTTGCCTATTTTCTGGTTCTGGAAAACTTTTGGCTTGCTCGATACCTATTTTTCTTTGGTCATTACTTATGCTGCTTTTAACCTCCCTCTCGCTGTGTGGCTCCTTAAGGGTTTTCTGGATGCACTACCACGAAGCATTGAAGAAGCGAGTTATGTTGATGGCTACTCTTTCTGGCAAACAGCTCGTAGAATAGTACTCCCTTTGATTGGCCCAGGACTTGCTGCAACAGTTGCTTTGACATGGATATTTATTTGGAATGAATTCATCATCGCTTATCTTCTTGGAGGACGTAATGTGTTACTCTATACCGCTTATTTGCCAAGCCTGAGGCGAGGTATGAGAATTATGTGGAACCAGATTGCTGCCTTATCAATTCTGGCGATTATTCCTTCAATAATAATATTAATTTTCTTCCGTAAGCATTTGATAAAAGTCTATCTCCGTTGA
- a CDS encoding ABC transporter substrate-binding protein, whose protein sequence is MRKYLFVLVALLVVATFSLGEAKIKLFLPPGEKNPDVDFSGITLRAIHDSGAGRILEWYAPLLEKECGVKIERTEMVDLPRLREKVMGDLLAGKPSWQIIEINPRFIADFALTGLIEPLDSYFEMFDPEDVKKYLDDIIPTYREFYMKWGGHYWAIPFDGDIHLFNYRKSFFENPKYQEMFKAQFGKELQPPETWDDFVDLAKFFKENVLPPDMYSTMWWLLPPDGSVFYFDIAASYGVRYFSDDMEHALWPRDKAVAALKKMVETEPYCPPGVSNFGFTETVDYWLAGKVVFQIWFIDINEWGQMGQPEVKGDVANALIPGYRDPETGVVTHRAMAPYNRFWIIPKNLPEKVKQAAFYVMLRVSSPVYSIYSVADTYCGMDPYLYSHFTDEAAAQYTKPNPLRGVAPDWPENIPTFSTFEEARKHLDGGLANLAVAFPEINWPGATEYTESLSRWVQRAMSGEVTPEEAIEKAAEEWEAIRDKLGKEKQKEYYKEFLEAGRRVGFWD, encoded by the coding sequence ATGCGTAAGTACCTTTTTGTACTTGTCGCATTGCTGGTTGTGGCAACTTTTTCCCTGGGAGAGGCAAAAATCAAGTTATTTTTGCCTCCCGGGGAGAAGAATCCGGATGTTGATTTCAGCGGTATTACTTTGAGGGCCATCCATGATTCAGGAGCAGGTAGGATCTTAGAGTGGTATGCTCCGCTTCTTGAAAAAGAGTGCGGAGTTAAGATCGAACGTACTGAGATGGTTGACCTGCCACGGCTTCGCGAAAAGGTTATGGGCGACTTGCTGGCAGGTAAGCCAAGCTGGCAAATCATTGAGATTAATCCCCGTTTCATTGCTGACTTCGCTCTCACCGGTTTGATAGAGCCCCTTGATTCTTACTTTGAAATGTTTGATCCAGAGGACGTCAAAAAATACCTTGACGATATCATTCCAACTTATCGGGAATTCTACATGAAGTGGGGAGGACATTACTGGGCTATTCCTTTTGATGGTGATATCCACCTCTTTAATTATCGCAAGTCTTTCTTTGAAAACCCCAAGTACCAGGAAATGTTTAAGGCCCAGTTCGGGAAAGAATTGCAGCCTCCCGAAACCTGGGATGATTTCGTCGATCTGGCAAAATTCTTTAAGGAGAATGTTTTGCCGCCCGATATGTATTCCACCATGTGGTGGCTTTTGCCCCCTGATGGTTCAGTCTTTTATTTTGATATCGCTGCCTCATACGGAGTGCGTTACTTCAGCGACGATATGGAGCATGCGTTATGGCCCAGAGATAAAGCAGTGGCTGCGTTAAAAAAGATGGTAGAGACGGAACCATACTGTCCTCCTGGAGTGTCCAACTTTGGATTTACAGAAACGGTTGACTACTGGCTGGCAGGAAAGGTTGTATTCCAGATTTGGTTCATAGATATTAATGAGTGGGGGCAGATGGGACAACCCGAAGTTAAAGGTGATGTTGCCAACGCTCTGATCCCTGGCTACAGGGATCCGGAAACTGGAGTGGTAACTCATCGAGCAATGGCTCCCTATAACCGCTTCTGGATTATTCCCAAAAACTTACCTGAGAAAGTAAAGCAGGCAGCATTTTATGTGATGCTGCGAGTATCCAGCCCTGTCTACAGCATCTATTCAGTAGCCGATACCTACTGCGGCATGGATCCTTACCTCTATTCTCACTTTACTGATGAGGCTGCGGCACAGTATACCAAGCCCAATCCCTTGCGAGGTGTTGCTCCCGATTGGCCTGAAAATATACCCACTTTTTCCACTTTTGAAGAGGCCCGCAAGCACCTGGATGGGGGTTTAGCTAACCTGGCTGTTGCGTTCCCAGAAATTAACTGGCCTGGAGCTACCGAGTATACAGAATCTCTATCGAGATGGGTACAGAGAGCTATGAGTGGAGAAGTTACCCCAGAAGAAGCGATTGAGAAAGCAGCTGAGGAATGGGAAGCAATTCGCGACAAACTGGGCAAAGAGAAACAGAAAGAATACTACAAGGAATTTCTGGAAGCAGGCAGAAGAGTCGGTTTCTGGGATTAG
- the dhaL gene encoding dihydroxyacetone kinase subunit DhaL: MTMEKIPFEKIKEAFSKVVENLEKNRQYLNDLDSPIGDSDHGESVCNAFQKVKEAVDKFPADRRDIGALLQEAGKAIIFSGGAAMGPLYGTAFMDAGKAVVGKEELNKEDVLAMWKAFAQGIQRRGQVQPGEKTMYDTIYPSLQAMEKAFSEGKSLQEMLQEAIKAAKAGMESTKDMLSKRGRSSRLGERSIGHIDPGAASSYFIIEAFFGSLIE, translated from the coding sequence ATGACCATGGAAAAAATCCCTTTCGAGAAAATCAAAGAAGCTTTTTCCAAGGTGGTCGAAAATCTTGAAAAAAACCGCCAATACCTCAACGATTTGGATTCACCCATTGGAGATTCAGACCACGGAGAGAGTGTTTGCAATGCCTTCCAGAAGGTAAAAGAAGCTGTTGATAAGTTTCCTGCTGATCGGAGAGACATTGGGGCGCTTCTTCAGGAAGCGGGCAAGGCCATTATCTTTTCCGGTGGGGCAGCCATGGGACCCCTTTATGGTACTGCTTTTATGGATGCGGGAAAAGCTGTGGTTGGCAAAGAAGAGCTGAACAAAGAAGACGTACTTGCCATGTGGAAGGCTTTTGCTCAGGGCATTCAAAGACGTGGCCAGGTGCAGCCTGGTGAAAAGACCATGTATGATACTATCTATCCTTCTCTCCAGGCCATGGAGAAAGCGTTTTCCGAAGGCAAAAGTTTGCAGGAGATGTTACAGGAGGCAATAAAAGCAGCCAAAGCTGGTATGGAAAGTACCAAGGATATGCTCTCTAAGAGAGGGCGGTCCAGTCGCTTAGGTGAGCGCAGCATTGGTCATATTGACCCTGGTGCTGCATCGAGCTATTTTATAATTGAAGCTTTCTTTGGGAGCCTGATAGAGTAA